One region of Limnospira fusiformis SAG 85.79 genomic DNA includes:
- a CDS encoding M16 family metallopeptidase: protein MQLTTSMKLKKSRLLLMAIACLTLVMTVVWHSPAVAGVPKHYRELEFPPLRTLALPEYSRYELDNGIVIYLMEDRELPLVRGSAIFKTGSRFEPNNKVGLASLTGSLMRAGGTKKHPPQVLNEILEYKAASVETGISDTMGNAGFSALSEDLDAVFSLFAEVIREPAFDSQQLALAKNQMRGAIARRNDDPQRIASREFQKLIYGETSPYARSVEYEHLAQISRSDLFKFHQQYFHPKNMILGIVGDFDSAEMRSLIAEKFGDWKSGDQAINPPLPDVNQVNMGGVFMIDQPQLTQSYVQMGHLGGKANNPDYPALMVLNGVMNGFGGRLFNEVRSRQGLAYSVYGVWSPNFDYPGLFISGGQTRSDTTVPLIQAMKSEIKRIRTQPITADELNYAKESTLNSFVFNFASGDQTLSRLMRYEYFGYPADFIFNYRRQVEETTIEDVQRVAAEYLQPEKLVILVVGNQKSINPPLNSLNEDVKVTSIDITIPNQT from the coding sequence ATGCAATTGACAACCTCTATGAAATTGAAAAAATCCAGGTTATTACTAATGGCGATCGCCTGTCTAACCCTGGTCATGACAGTGGTTTGGCATTCCCCCGCAGTCGCCGGAGTTCCCAAACATTATCGGGAACTAGAATTCCCTCCCCTCCGCACTTTGGCACTTCCCGAATACAGTCGCTATGAACTTGACAATGGCATTGTTATTTATTTAATGGAAGACCGGGAACTTCCTTTAGTTAGGGGAAGTGCTATCTTTAAAACTGGCAGCCGTTTTGAACCTAATAATAAGGTAGGATTAGCTAGTTTAACGGGGAGTTTAATGCGCGCTGGGGGAACCAAAAAACATCCCCCCCAAGTGTTAAATGAAATCCTGGAATACAAAGCCGCATCGGTAGAAACGGGAATTAGTGACACTATGGGAAATGCGGGTTTTAGTGCATTAAGTGAAGACCTGGATGCGGTATTTAGTTTATTTGCAGAAGTGATTAGGGAACCAGCTTTTGATTCTCAACAATTAGCGTTAGCGAAAAATCAAATGCGAGGGGCGATCGCTCGTCGAAATGATGACCCTCAACGCATAGCTAGTCGGGAATTTCAAAAGCTAATTTATGGGGAGACAAGTCCCTACGCTCGCAGTGTCGAATATGAACATTTAGCACAGATTTCTAGGTCAGATTTATTCAAGTTTCATCAACAGTATTTTCACCCCAAAAATATGATATTGGGGATTGTAGGAGATTTTGATTCAGCGGAAATGCGATCGCTAATTGCTGAAAAGTTCGGAGATTGGAAATCTGGCGATCAAGCTATAAATCCTCCCCTTCCTGATGTGAATCAGGTTAATATGGGTGGGGTATTTATGATTGACCAACCCCAACTCACTCAAAGTTATGTGCAGATGGGACATTTAGGCGGTAAGGCTAATAATCCTGATTACCCGGCGCTAATGGTTCTTAATGGTGTGATGAATGGCTTTGGTGGTAGGCTATTTAATGAAGTGCGATCGCGTCAAGGTTTAGCCTATTCTGTGTATGGGGTATGGAGTCCTAATTTTGATTATCCCGGCTTATTTATTTCTGGGGGTCAAACTCGTTCAGATACGACTGTTCCATTAATTCAGGCGATGAAATCGGAAATTAAGCGCATACGCACCCAACCCATTACCGCCGACGAATTAAACTACGCCAAGGAATCAACCCTTAATTCTTTTGTGTTTAATTTCGCTTCCGGCGACCAAACCCTTTCCCGTTTGATGCGTTATGAATACTTCGGTTATCCCGCCGATTTTATCTTCAACTACCGTCGTCAAGTTGAGGAGACCACCATTGAGGATGTTCAGAGGGTGGCGGCTGAGTATCTCCAACCGGAAAAGCTGGTGATTTTAGTGGTGGGTAATCAAAAGAGTATTAATCCCCCCCTTAATAGCTTGAATGAGGATGTCAAAGTTACCTCGATTGATATTACTATCCCCAATCAAACCTAG
- a CDS encoding M16 family metallopeptidase, translating into MNLSWFVTSHNHHQKRLPPWLKQFLLLLLAIVLGVTTFGQPTQADELPSNSPSIQPYLDRVIDKVSEFRLDNGMKFIVLQRNQAPVVSFLIHADVGGVDEPEGQTGVAHYLEHLAFKGTKRIGTSNYAAEKPLLDKLDQLFDRILVAQNQGNTEEVAKLTAEFVKVEKQASEYVNQNEFGRIVEQSGGVGMNATTSADETRYFYSLPSNKLELWMSLESERFLEPVFREFFKEKEVILEERRLRTDNSPVGQMVEAFAETAFQVHPYRRPVIGYLEDLQRMTRPNVQDFFDTYYVPSNLTVAVVGDVEPLQVKKLAEIYFGRYPSRPHPPQLDVKEPPQLETREITKYLRSQPWYLEGYHRPAISDPDHVVIDAIASILSSGRTSRLYQSLVEQKQVALAAQGISSYPGNKHENLMLFYALTSPNHTVDDVAAALQVEIDRLKNELVSPRELERVKTQARASLLRSLDSNMGMAFALVNYEVKTGSWRNLFETLDAISAITPQDIQRVAQATFRPENRTVGRLLSQN; encoded by the coding sequence ATGAATCTAAGTTGGTTCGTGACTTCACATAACCACCATCAAAAACGATTACCCCCTTGGCTAAAACAATTTCTGCTGTTGCTGTTAGCAATTGTCCTGGGGGTGACTACTTTTGGACAGCCAACCCAAGCTGATGAACTTCCCAGCAATTCGCCATCTATCCAACCTTACTTAGATCGAGTTATCGATAAAGTGAGTGAATTTCGCCTGGATAATGGGATGAAATTTATAGTCTTACAAAGAAATCAAGCGCCAGTGGTTTCTTTTTTAATTCATGCAGATGTTGGGGGTGTTGATGAACCGGAAGGACAAACGGGGGTAGCCCATTATTTAGAACATCTGGCTTTTAAGGGGACTAAACGGATTGGGACGAGTAATTATGCGGCGGAAAAACCGCTTTTAGATAAACTAGATCAACTATTTGACCGTATCCTGGTCGCCCAAAATCAGGGTAATACAGAGGAAGTAGCTAAACTGACGGCGGAATTTGTGAAGGTGGAAAAACAAGCGTCTGAGTATGTTAACCAAAATGAATTTGGGCGGATTGTTGAACAGTCGGGGGGAGTGGGAATGAATGCTACGACTTCTGCTGATGAAACGAGATATTTCTACAGTCTACCATCGAATAAGTTAGAATTGTGGATGTCTCTGGAATCGGAGAGATTTTTAGAACCTGTATTCCGAGAATTCTTTAAGGAAAAAGAGGTAATTCTTGAAGAAAGAAGACTGCGGACTGATAATTCTCCGGTGGGTCAAATGGTGGAGGCTTTCGCTGAAACGGCGTTTCAAGTACACCCCTATCGTCGTCCGGTGATTGGTTATTTAGAGGATTTGCAAAGGATGACCCGCCCAAATGTTCAGGATTTCTTTGATACCTATTATGTACCGAGTAATTTGACTGTAGCGGTGGTGGGAGATGTAGAGCCATTACAGGTTAAAAAACTGGCGGAAATCTACTTTGGTCGCTATCCATCTCGACCTCATCCCCCACAACTTGATGTGAAGGAACCGCCACAACTTGAAACTCGCGAAATCACTAAATATCTACGTTCTCAACCTTGGTATTTAGAAGGGTATCATCGCCCGGCTATCAGTGACCCAGACCATGTGGTTATAGATGCGATCGCCAGTATTCTTAGCAGTGGTCGCACTTCCCGGTTATATCAATCTTTGGTAGAACAAAAACAGGTAGCCCTCGCCGCCCAAGGAATTAGCAGTTATCCGGGAAATAAACATGAGAATTTGATGTTGTTTTATGCGTTAACTTCCCCTAATCATACGGTGGATGATGTGGCGGCGGCTTTACAAGTGGAAATAGACCGCCTCAAAAATGAACTGGTTTCTCCCCGGGAATTAGAAAGGGTAAAAACTCAGGCGCGGGCGAGTTTATTGCGATCGCTTGATTCTAATATGGGGATGGCTTTTGCTTTAGTTAACTATGAGGTGAAAACAGGATCTTGGCGGAACCTATTTGAAACTTTGGATGCTATTTCGGCTATCACTCCCCAAGATATTCAAAGGGTCGCCCAGGCTACTTTCCGCCCGGAAAATCGCACGGTGGGTCGTCTTTTATCGCAAAATTAA
- a CDS encoding TetR/AcrR family transcriptional regulator, with protein sequence MNIFNQSPPREVDIPTRILKAATKLFARRGYEATTIKDLAAKVGVAEGTIFRYFPNKKAILVEVVTQGWVEILTDLLTELSEVANYQGISQIMRHRMMGLHSNADLLRVCFLEAQFHPELSDRIQSEIIAKMTDVAEAFFQTAIEKGVYRPMNPRIVAQVFLGMFAVAGFSYRTIIDPAASPNDMQEMAEGLTDIFLNGIINRESTGH encoded by the coding sequence ATGAACATCTTTAATCAATCTCCACCCCGAGAAGTTGACATACCTACTCGTATCCTGAAAGCGGCGACTAAACTTTTTGCGCGACGTGGCTATGAAGCAACTACTATCAAGGACTTGGCTGCTAAGGTGGGAGTGGCGGAGGGGACTATATTTCGCTACTTTCCTAATAAAAAGGCGATTTTGGTCGAGGTCGTGACTCAGGGATGGGTGGAGATTTTGACGGATTTACTCACAGAATTGAGTGAAGTCGCTAATTATCAAGGGATTTCACAAATTATGCGACATCGGATGATGGGTCTGCATAGTAACGCCGATTTACTGCGGGTTTGTTTCCTAGAAGCGCAGTTTCACCCGGAATTGAGCGATCGCATTCAGTCAGAAATTATTGCTAAAATGACAGACGTGGCTGAGGCTTTCTTTCAAACCGCCATCGAGAAGGGGGTTTATCGTCCCATGAATCCCCGTATCGTCGCCCAGGTATTTTTGGGGATGTTTGCTGTAGCTGGCTTCAGTTATCGCACTATTATTGACCCAGCCGCCTCCCCCAACGATATGCAGGAAATGGCTGAAGGACTCACTGATATTTTTCTCAATGGGATTATTAACCGAGAATCAACGGGCCATTAA